The following proteins are co-located in the Pectinophora gossypiella chromosome 23, ilPecGoss1.1, whole genome shotgun sequence genome:
- the LOC126377424 gene encoding uncharacterized protein LOC126377424 — protein MSSALVRQALQFVEQEESGGKRGKRRAGPATSQEHTHPYRKPSKKSKARKEVPSDVEDTVRKLLALSAPTPDNTVAQKIVERAVKGKPLLEKIEVKKEEEKSILFPEEPHSKFEREYFCS, from the exons ATGTCTTCAGCTCTAGTAAGACAAGCTCTCCAGTTCGTCGAACAAGAAG AGAGCGGTGGGAAGCGAGGCAAGCGGCGCGCGGGACCCGCCACCAGTCAAG AGCACACACACCCATACAGAAAGCCTTCCAAGAAAAGCAAAGCACGCAAAGAAGTCCCGTCTGACGTGGAAGACACGGTGCGGAAACTGCTTGCACTGTCTGCACCCACACCTGACAATACTGTAGCACAAAAA ATTGTAGAAAGGGCAGTGAAAGGCAAGCCACTGCTGGAGAAAATTGAGGTtaagaaagaagaagagaagtcCATCTTGTTCCCGGAAGAGCCACACTCCAAGTTTGAGCGGGAGTACTTCTGTAGCTAG